Proteins from a single region of Schistocerca gregaria isolate iqSchGreg1 chromosome 3, iqSchGreg1.2, whole genome shotgun sequence:
- the LOC126355775 gene encoding cuticle protein 18.7-like, with amino-acid sequence MKTLIVLSAVLAAAVAKPGYLGAGLLGAGLAAPAIAAAPIAVPAIPQPPANIIIGPGGVPLDTPEVAAARGAHLATVAQTRARDAIINSAAILAAPAAIAAPAAIAAAPAYAVGPPALVGGLAPSIAALGPAVAGAPGALAAAAHLQAKAALLG; translated from the exons ATGAAAACCCTG ATCGTCCTGAGTGCGGTGCTGGCCGCGGCGGTGGCGAAGCCCGGCTACCTGGGCGCTGGACTGCTGGGTGCTGGTCTGGCAGCCCCAGCCATCGCAGCCGCCCCTATCGCCGTGCCGGCGATCCCGCAGCCCCCCGCCAACATCATCATCGGGCCCGGCGGCGTGCCCCTGGACACCCCTGAAGTGGCGGCAGCCCGCGGCGCACACCTGGCCACCGTAGCTCAGACGCGGGCCCGCGACGCCATCATCAACTCGGCCGCCATCCTCGCCGCCCCAGCCGccatcgccgcccccgccgccatcgccgccgcccccgcctacgCCGTCGGTCCCCCCGCGCTGGTCGGCGGCCTCGCCCCCTCGATCGCCGCCCTGGGCCCGGCGGTGGCTGGAGCCCCTGGAGCCCTGGCTGCCGCCGCCCACCTCCAAGCGAAGGCTGCCCTGCTGGGCTGA